TCAGGACAAGTACATCAAATTTATGAAGATATTGCCGTAAAAATGCAGGGGGGCGATCCAGGTGCATGGCAAAATCGACAGGGTTCGACCCTTTAATAGGTTCCAAATCACAGAGACTAGCTGACCAATAGTAAAGGATGGTTGTGTTTGTAATGGGGAACCGATAAGCCCATCCATCTGGTCTTACAGCATGACGAGCCTTAACAAGACCAAACTCACGCCCAACGTCAAGCACATCAGCTCTTTCTTCCCCAACTGTTACCATGCACATGAGAGACTGGAACTGTTGTCGACCCAGTGAATCCCCAATGAAAGCTAAAGTTTTATCCTGCATTCTGCAAGCAATAGAAGTGCTAGAATTTACACAATGACATGGCAATGAAAAACCTCTGTGGTTGGAGCTGAAAACgcatatcaatatatatttacagACAAACGTAAAGCACCCAACACTTCTAGCTAAACAGAGCTGCACTGCTAACATGTGCAATTCAAATCTTTTCAGAAATTTTCACAGCTCGCCAATATTGTCACTGAGTAACGAGTTAGAGATGAATGAGCCAAGAGAAGTAAATTCTAAAAAGCAGACTCAGGCAGTTTAAGTTTCAGCAAACAAATGAATGAGTTTTTTCAGTCGCTAATACTTACCTCTGCAAGAACTTGGGTCCTGTGAAATCtttcattttgcaattttgggGTTGCCAACGAAGCTTTTCATACTCAAAATCCATGCGTTGTGTTAGGCGACAAGCCCACATAGGTGACAACCATTGCTTACAACCAAATCCAGAATACAACGGACGATTATCATCAATAACCCATTTACCTTTGGCATAATTACAACCTAAAATGATTAAGATGGGTTagctaaaatgaaaacaacattCTTTATGTCATGACATGAGATACCCATCCAGCATATGATATCTAAAATAAGATTGTTACAGGTGAAGGGAGAAAGCACAATAGGCCAATTGAACTTAGAACCAAGGGACAGTTCAAGAAATATATTAAGTTGAAAATTTACTCTTGATTACTCCCcctgtcccaactaagttgagtcaagaCTTTTGGGCATGGAGATttagaaattgtgttgaaaagtagaagagatgaataaagtaggaaagataagagagagtaaagtaggtgatggaataaagtaagagtgattggatatttagttttttgtcataaaatgaaatgactcaacttagttggaaaGGAGGGGAGTATATTTTGTCTTTTACCACTTTTCGTTTACTTTGCAGGAATGCCTACTCTATTCCAAAGAACAATCACTCTTATACTAtctatacaaaaaaaaattggtgtcTCCTATAGCCTCTTTCTTTGATTGCATACACTCCAAACAGACAAGCTTGATGAGATGTTTCATAATCGTATTTTACCTTTATTTCCAATAGTAGCTGACGAGTTTTCTGTTCGCTTTCCTTTGACAAATGACTTTACAGAAGGAGAGTTCTCTGGAACAATCTCTGATTCTCTTGATTTACTTTTTCCTCCTGGTGGTTTTTCAGATCCAGTTCCTTTCAGAACACTCGGAGAACTCTCTGCAGATAAAAAGTTACCAAGAACTAAGTTTTAAGGAATCAGATCACAAAGGAAACTTGTGCTTGTATGAAACAATATGAACAGAAACAAGTGCTTGCATAACAGATTTGTGAATAAGAAACTACATATATACAGATGCTAACGAAAAAGTGCACATGTTGATCTTATTTTCTACCAATAAAATGAGAGAAGGGATTACAACGATGAGAAAGAAACACACTTGAAACTTAGCGTACGAAAGAGTTGGTTA
The genomic region above belongs to Salvia hispanica cultivar TCC Black 2014 chromosome 3, UniMelb_Shisp_WGS_1.0, whole genome shotgun sequence and contains:
- the LOC125216858 gene encoding protein trichome birefringence-like 16 isoform X2, with protein sequence MVHSGEIFKGTNISAQTTLEQVESFASSGGIELKGEGEDISNSKNTNEEESSPSVLKGTGSEKPPGGKSKSRESEIVPENSPSVKSFVKGKRTENSSATIGNKGCNYAKGKWVIDDNRPLYSGFGCKQWLSPMWACRLTQRMDFEYEKLRWQPQNCKMKDFTGPKFLQRMQDKTLAFIGDSLGRQQFQSLMCMVTVGEERADVLDVGREFGLVKARHAVRPDGWAYRFPITNTTILYYWSASLCDLEPIKGSNPVDFAMHLDRPPAFLRQYLHKFDVLVLNTGHHWNRGKLSANRWVMYVNGVPNTNKKIADIGGAKNLTIHSIVKWVDSQLPLFPGLKAFLRSLSPRHFFNGDWDTGGTCDNTTPLSGGKEVLKDDSSDPVAAHAVKGTGVKLLDITALSELRDEGHISRYSIKATAGAQDCLHWCLPGIPDTWNEILYAQI